GTGCCCATCACCTGGCCGGTAGCGGTCAGCGGCACCTGGTCGGCGAGGCGGGCAATGCCGAAGTCGGTGATCTTGACCCGGCCGTCGGGCAGGATCAGCAGGTTGCCGGGCTTGACGTCGCGGTGGACCAGTCCCTGCTTGTGGGCTGCAGCCAGCGCGGTGGCGGTCTGCCCAATAATGGAGAGGGCGCGGTCCGGCGGGAGGCTCTTGTCGCGTTCGATGATGGAGGAAAGCGGCAGGCCGGGCACCAGCTCCATGACCAGGTACGCCGAACCTTCCTCTTCGCCGTAGTCAAAGACATTGGCGATGCCCTCGTGGTTCAGGAGGGCAGTGTGGCGCGCCTCGGCCCGGAACCGGTTGAGGAACCCGGGGTCGCCGGTGTACTCCTCCTTGAGGATCTTAATGGCAACAATGCGGCCCAGGACCAGGTCCCGTGCCTTCCAGACTTCACCCATACCGCCAATGGCAATACGGTCGGTGAGCTGGAATCTGCCGCCTAAGGTGATTCCCGATGTAGGCCTCACTTATTCAACACCGCCTCTAGGAGTTTCTGCGCGCTTGGAGTGGTCAATTGGGCTCCGGTGGTCAGTTCCACGTCTTCCATGACGACGGAAATGACCACTTCGGGGTTGTCAGCGGGTGCGAAGCCGGTGAACCAGGCATTATCGCCACGGCCCTCCACTTCCGCCGTGCCGGTTTTGCCGGCCACCTTCACGCCGGGAATCTGCGCTGCGGACGCGGTGCCGTTGTCCACGACGCCAACCATCCAATCGGTGAGCTGACGGGCGGTTTCCGGGCTCACTGAAGTGTTCAGGACCTCGGGTTCCGGCTCGTCGATGATGGACAGATCGGCGGCCCGGACGTTGCGGATGAGATTGGGGGTCATCTGCACGCCGTTGTTGGCTATGGCCGCGGACATCATGGCGATTTGAAGCGGCGTGGCCGTGACGCTGTACTGCCCGATCGATGCCTGGGCCAGCTGCGCCTGGTCCAGTTCCGTGGGGAAGCCGCTGGCTACCACCCGGTCGATACCGCGCTCGGGGAGGTGCAGGGCGGTGTTCCAGCCGAACTTCTCCGCCTGGGTCACGATCGCCTCTTCACCGAGGTCCCAGGCAATCTGGGCAAAAACGGTGTTGCAGGACTGTTCCAGGGCAAACCCGATGGTGGCCTCGGAGCGGGTGCCGCAGTTTCCGTTCGTGTAGTTCGGCAGGGAAATGTTCGTGCCTGGAAGGGGAAGGGCCGAGGGATTGTCGATCTGTGAATCAGCGTTGAAGTCACCCGACTCCAGCGCTGCGGCGGCATCTACGAGCTTGAAAACCGAGCCGGGTGCCAGCAGCGATTCGGTGGCGGCATTGGTGTAGGGGGACAAGCCTTCCACCGTGAGCAGCTCCTGCATGTTCTGCTCCACGACCTTGGTGTCGTGGCCGGCCAGGAGGTTGGTGTCATAGCTGGGCTTGGAAACCATGGCCAGGATATTCCCGGTCTTCGGCTCCATCATGACGATGGAGCCCTTCTGCCCTTCAGGAATGAGGTCATAGGCCAGGCGCTGCAGTTCGGGATCGATTGTCAGCTCAACAGAGGCACCCTGGGGCTGGTTTCCGGAAACGAGCTGCACCAGGCGGTCGTAGAACTGCTGGTCACTGGTTCCGGTCAGTTCCTTGTCCATAACCCGCTCCAGCTGCGTGACGCCGCTGACCAGGGAGAAGTACCCGGTGAGCTGCGAATACAGTTCCGGCTCGTAGTACACGCGCTGGAAGTTGAACTGGTCGCCCGAAGGCACCGATTCCGCGATCGGCGCCCCGTCCACCAGAATTGAGCCGCGGTTCTGGCCGAAGTTCTTATAGATCGTACGGTTGTTGTTCGGGTTCGCGTTGAGTTCTTCGGCTGCAAAGAACTGGACGTAGGTTAGTGAACCGAGAATGAGGACAAACATGGACAGGGCCACGATCCAGCTGTTCCGGATGGCTTGATTCATGAGCCGCTTGCCTCCTTTTTCCTCAGTGAGCGTTTGCGCGGGGCCGGCTCTGCACCGGCATCCTGCATGGCTGGAACCATGGGACCGCGCATCGGGCCCATCGCGGCCGGGCGCCGGGCGGCCTCGGAGATCAGCAGCAGCAGGGCAACAATGATCCAGTTGGCCAGCAGCGAGGAGCCGCCGGCGGACATGAACGGCGTGGTCAGCCCGGTCAGCGGGATCAGGCGGGTCACGCCGCCGATCACCACGAAGCACTGCAGCGCGATGGTGAAGGACAATCCGCAGGCCAGCAGTTTGCCGAACCCGTCACGGGTCCCCAGGGCTGCACGGAATCCGCGGGAGACCAGGAGCACGTACAGCAGCACGATGGCGAAGATGCCGATGAGGCCGAGTTCTTCGCCCAGGGCGGCAATGATCATGTCTGAATTGGCGTAGATGACCAGATCAGGCCGGCCCTGTCCCAGTCCGGTTCCGGCGAGTCCGCCGCTGGCCAGGCCAAACAGGCCCTGGACCACCTGCCAGCTGCCGCCCGGACGGTCGATAACCTCCGGGTCGAAGGCGTTGATCCAGCCGTCGATCCGCAGTGCGACGTGGCTGAAGAGCTGCATGGCAACAAGGCCGCCTGCGGTGAGCAGGGCAACACCGATGAGGACCCAGCTGACGCGGCTCGTGGCCACGTAGATCATCGCCATGAAAAGGCCGAAGAACAGGATGGAGGACCCCAGATCGCGCTGCAGGACCAGCACTCCGATGCTGACGAGCCAGGCCGCGATCATGGGGCCAAGGTCCTTGAACCGGGGCAGCTGCAGCGGGCCTACCTTTCGGCCGGCCAGCAGGATGAGGTCGCGGTTGGTGGATAGATACCCGGCAAAGAATATAGCGAGGGTGATTTTAGCGATTTCTCCGGGCTGGAATGTTCCGGAGCCAACCTGGATCCAAATGCGCGCGCCGTTGAGTTCCAGTCCGATGGGTGTCAGAGGCAGGAGCAGGAGGATGGCGCTGACGATCAGTGAAATATAGGTGTACCGGCGAAGGATCCGGTGGTCCTTGATGACAAAGAACACGGCGATTGCCGCGGCGACGGCGACGGCGCTCCAGAGCAGCTGCCGGTCAGCGGCGGTCTCGTTGTTCGCGATGTCCAGGCGGTGGATCATGGCGAGGCCGATTCCGTTGAGCGCCGTGACGATCGGAAGTATTACCGGGTCGGCATATTTAGCACGGATCCGGAGGACTATGTGGAAGGCAAGAACCAGTCCCACGAGGGTGGCTCCCTGGGTCCAGAAATCCGAGTCGAAGGCACGGTCCTGGTCCAGGCCAACCACCATGTTGGCGCCAACGCCCACAAGGAGGGCAAGGAGCAGCAGTAGGGCCTCGATGTTGCGCCGGGGTTTGGGCACTGTCAGCACATCAGACATTACTTCCGCCCTCCGCAGTTGTCGGGATCGGCAGCGGACTGGGCGGCCGCGGTGGATCCGGCGGACGCCGTGGGGCTGGGAACGGGACTGGCGGTGGCCTTCACCGGTGTAGCAGGAGCGGAGGGGCCGCAGCTGTTGATGCGCGCGGTGCCCCGGAGGTCTTCAACAATTTGCTCGGCATGCAGCAGGTCCTTGGCGGGAATGGTGCCCTCAACCCGGTTGCGCTGGTATTCCGGCAGGCTGTCCAGGGGGATGTCGGTCTGCTCTGTGACGGAGGAAAGCTTGATGGGGCCAAGGGACTGGGAGACGCCGTTGTAAATAGCGACGTTGCTGTCACTGGAACCCACGTAGTAGCGGGTTTGGGTCCAGGTGTAGCCAACCCAGAGAACAGCCGCGAGCAGAACCGCCAGCAGGGCAAGGAACGCCGGGACAATCCAGCGGCGCTTCGGCGCCGCTTCGGGTTGCTCAGGGGCGGCCGGCTCTGACCCGGGGGGCGCCTTGTGGGTCAGCAGACGGGCTGCACGGCGCTCGGCAGAGCGCTTGGTGACAATCGGGATCTGGCCGGTCTCGGTGGCAAGGGATGCTGCACCCACCAGAATGTGGGGACGTGAGGAAAGGTCCTGGCGGATCAGCTCCGCCCGGGCGGGTTCGTCGTCGTCTGCCTCCGAGTCTCCCGGATCCCGTTCCGTCAAGGCAACAGCGGGCGATTCAGTGCCTGCGGCGCCTGGTGCGGAGACGGGCACATCCGCCGCCGGGGAATCATCCGGAACTTCTTCGATTTCCAGGACGGCAACCGTCACGTTGTCAGGTGAGCCTCCGGAGAGGGTGAGCTCAACCAGGGTGTCGACGCAGCGCTGGAGGTCGCTGGTGCCCCGCAGGACGTTCTCTATGTCGGAGTCCCTCAGGACCGCGGTCAGCCCGTCGGAGCACAGGAGCCATTTTTCGCCCGGCTCCACTTCAAAGGTGGCCAGATCAAGTTCGGGACTGGCATCCACGTCGCCCAGAACGCGCATCAGGACATTCTTGTGGGGGTGGACTTCGGCTTCTTCGGGTCGAAGGCGGCCCTCGTCGATCAGCCGCTGGACAAAAGTATGGTCAATGCTGATCTGCTCAAAAACACCGTCTTTGAGGCGGTAGGCGCGTGAATCGCCGATGTGGGCGAAGGCAAACCTGTTCCCGTGGAGCAGGAGTGCGGTCACCGTTGTTCCCATGCCGGACAGCTGCGGGCTGGTGGTCACCAGTTCCGAGAGCAGCGAATTCGCCGCCTGAATCTCGTCTGCGAGCACGGTGAGGGGTTCGTCGTCGTGCGCTCCGCGGTCCAGGTGCACCAGATCCAGGACGGTGGAAGCGGAAGCGACGTTGCCGCCGGCATGGCCGCCCATGCCGTCGGCAACAACGGCAAGATAGCGGCCGACATAGGCGGAATCGTCATTCTTCAGACGAACCATGCCCACATCGGACCGTGCTGCGTATTTGAGGACCAGAGCCACGGTTAGGGCCTCAACTCAAGGACCGTCTTACCGATGCGGATAGGAACCCCGGGTTCCACCGGCAGGGCGCGCGTGAGCTGGCTGCCGCCCAGGAAGGTGCCGTTGGTGGATCCAAGATCTTCAATAAACCAGCGGCTTCCCTGGGGGAACAGGCGGGCGTGCCGGCCTGAGGCATAGTCGTCTTCGAGCACGAGCGTTGCTTCCTGCGCGCGGCCCAGAAGAATGGGGCTTGAGGCCAGCTCCAGGGTGGTGCCGCGCAGGGGACCTTCCGTCACGAAAACCTGACGTGCGGGGAGTTTTGCCGGGGCGGGGACCTGCTTCTCCAATTCGGGATTCTTGCGGATCTGCCGGGCAGTGGGTGTGCCGGTGCGGTTGCGGCTTCCCACCACCAAATCACGCCGGATGGCACCGACAACACTGATCACCATGAGCCACAGCAGGAGCAGGAACCCGTACCGGAGCAGGGTCAAAACCAAACTACCGTCCACTAACGTCCTCCGGTCCGAACAGGAAGGAGGCGGAAGGTGATGCGGGTGCGGCCCATCGCGATCGTTGAACCATCCGTGAGATCTGCTTCCCCTTGTACTTTTTGGCCGTTGACGAAGCTTCCGTTTGTGGAGCCAAGGTCGATGGCGCGGCTAACACCGTTTTCGGTGCGGATTTCAAGATGCCGGCGGGATACGCCGGTGTCATCAACGAGGATATCGGCTTCGGAGGAGCGTCCGAGCACCACGGACGGAGCATTGAGTGAATACCGCTGCCCGTCGATGTCCAGGACCGGCTGCATGCGGGCGGGTGTCTGGCGCGGGGCGGGCGGGGCCGGCTGACGCGGTGCAGGACTGCCCGCCTTTTCTGTGGCGGAGTCAACCTCCAGCACTCCGGCTTTCAGCGATGAATCGCGGGTGAAGGACACCCGCACCGGACCCTGAAGGGTGTACGACTGGCTCCTGGCGTGCTTAATGACCACATCGCACAGCTCCTCGGCCAGCGGGGCCCCCCACTCCTGGGCACGCTGGAAGTCTGCATCGGACAGGCGGGCAGTGAAGACATTAGGTGCCAGTGTTCGTCCCTGCCCCACGGTGAAGGAACGCTCATCAAGTTCGCGCCGCAGGGCGATGGCCAGCTCAAGGGGTTCCACCCGGCCTGAAGACCCTGTGGAGAAGGCACCTCGTACAACTTTTTCGATGCCGCGTTCAACGTTATCGAGTAAGCCCATGTTCGCCTCCTTCCCTATCCTCTGTCCGGACTGTCCGGTTGAATCCGGAGCGTCTCCAAGGCAGGCCAAGGATACAAAGCTCCTCTTCGATACTACTCATCTCTCCCAACAAACAACGTAACGGCTTCACGACGGTTCCCCTGCGGCGAAACGGCCGGGATCTCTGGGGCGGAGGGCTCCTGCCCGTCCGGATCCACGGCTGCTGGGGCCGCAAAATCCGCGTCACGGCGGGGAACTTGGCGTCCCCGGACGGCCGTTTAGGTGTTTGGGGAAATTGTGGGTATGCTTGATTCTGCTGTTCCCGAGGAATTGAGACGCAGAAGGTCGTGAGACTGAATGCACACTCACCGAGGGAAACCATTTTTGCGCGAGTGGCGGAACGGCAGACGCGCTGGCTTCAGGTGCCAGTGTCCGAAAGGGCGTGGGGGTTCAAATCCCCCCTCGCGCACAAACAGAATCACCCCGGTTGAAGAAACCGGGGTGATTTTTTTATGTCCTGGTCCGTGTGCTGTTCCCCGGGCCGGGGGGAGCAGCACACGGACAGGACGCTGGCAGTTAGCCCTGTTTGTTGGCCTGCTGTGCGGCCTGCTCTGCCTTCCTGGCCTTCTTGGCTTCTGCTTCCTTAACGCGCTTGGCTTCGTCGCGGACAGCCGCGAAGCTCGCCCTTTCCTGGACCAGCCATGCCGGCGGTGCGGCCAGCAGTGCGGTGATCTCAGCAGTGGTCAGCGCATCGGTGATGCCCGACCGGGTGAGGCCGCTGATAGAGATGTTGAGTTTCTGGGCCACCACGGGACGGGGATGGGGACCGTTGCGGCGAAGATCAACGAGCCACTGCGGCGGATTGGCCTGGAGCTCGTCGAACTGGGCGCGGGAGATGGGCCCGTCCTGGAACTCCTGCGGCGCTGCGGGCAGATAGATGCCCAGTTTCTTGGCTGCCGTGGCAGGTTTCATGGATTGGGATTTCTCGGAAGTCATCTTTCAAGGATATCCGCCGCAGGCCCGGTCCCGGGTGCACGGGAAGTTCACGGGGGAGTGCAGCCTGCGGCGGAAAGAAGGAGGACCAGGCTGGGCTAACCTGAAAAGGTGCCTGAAGATGCTTACCCCCGCCAAACCCGCCCGGCTCGTCCGCTGACTGTGGCCTACGTGCCCGGTGTGACGCCCGGAAAATGGATTGGGCGGTGGACCGAGCGCCACGACCGTGAACTGGTCTCCTATCAATGCGGTGAGGACACGGTCTTTGACGAACTGCGCGCCGGTGAAGCGGATGTGGTGTTTGTGCGGGTACCGGAGCAGGGGTTTGTCCGGCCCGCGGACCTGAGCGTGATTGCCCTTTACGAGGAGCGGCCGGTGGTGGCTGCGGCGAAGGATTCGGCCGTTGCTGCCTTTGATGAGCTGGATCTGGCAGATCTGGCCGGTGAGAACCTGCTGGACCTGCGGGATATGGGGAGCACCGACGTCGGAATGGAAGTAGTGGCCTCGGGTGCCGGCCTTTTGATCCTGCCGATGTCCGTTGCGAAGCTGTATTCGCGCCGCGACGTTGTTGCGCGGCCGCTCAGCGGCGTCCCGGCCACGAAGATTGCCGTTGCGTGGCTTGAAGATGCCCAAGATCCCGGTATTGAGGAGTTTGTAGGGATTGTTCGCGGGCGCACGGCGAACAGCTCACGCCAGCCCTCAGTCCAGGAAGAGCAAAAAACCACCGCCCGGCAGCGCACCAAGGAACGGCAGAGCCGGAGCGGGGAGAAGCCGGGGTCCGGCGGGAAACCGGCGTCGAAGTCTGCCGGACGCACCGGCGCCAAGGGCGGAGCCGCGGCCAGGGGCGGCACGGCGAAGAAGGGCAGCGGCACCAAGGGCGGCCGGACGCGCCGGAGCCGCTAGGGGAAACCGGTACCTGTTTTTGGTTTCTGCCGCTCCGGCGGCAACGCCGGGAGTATTCTTTCGCCCATGCGCGTAAAGATGAGCAGTATCCACGTGATTGATCCGGCCGCCGCTTTTGACTTCTACACCGGCACCCTGGGCTTTGAGCCGCTGATGGTGCTGCCGGAGTACAACCTCTTCATCGTCCAGGCGCCTAATATTCCTGACGGGCCCGGTCTGCTTCTGGAGCCCAGTGACCATCCCGTCGCTGAGGCCTACCGCACCGGCGTCTACGGCATGGGACTGCCCGCGGTGGTGCTGGGCGTTGATGATGTCCAAGCCGAAATGGAGCGCCTCAGTGCATTGGGAGTCCGGTTCACCGGGCCTCCGTCCACGGATGCCATGGGAACCCAGGCCGTGTTCGACGACGGCTGCGGAAACTATATTCAACTCCACCAGGATTAGCCCGGACCGCACCCCGGCGCTCAGGCCGTTAGTGCTCACCCAGCCGCGGCCTGAGCCGGGATTCCTCCAGATCCAGCAGCCGCTGGGCATCAGCGAGGGTACGCGAGGGGAAATGTCCCTCCCGGCGGGCCTGCAGCAGCGCGTTCCGCTCCGCGTCTACAACGGCACGGCGAAGTTCACGGTACTGCAGCTGGGGGGTGGGTGAAGTGCCGATGCCCAGCGCCTTGACGCGTTCCCACGCGAGTTCGCTGCGCAGGAAGGTGCTCTGGCGCACCCGTTCCACCACGTCCGGGTCCACGTCTGTATCCTGGTCCAGGCACTTGGCCGGGTCTTCCAGAACCTTAAGGCCCGCGTCGCTGATCTGGTCCAGCAATGTGGCCAGATCCCGCTGGTCCTCCGCGGCGTTGCGTCCGCGGACACCCAGCATTTGGATAACCCAGGGCAGGGTCCCGCCCTGCAGCAGCAGGGTCACCACGGCCACCGTGAAGGCGATGAGGACTAGCTGTTCCCGATAGGGAGTGGCTTCCGGCAGGGACTGCGCGGCGGCCAGAGTTACTACTCCGCGCATTCCGGACCAGCCGATGACGACGCCGCCGCGCCAGTCCAGTCCTTCGCTGCGGAGTTGGGCGATGTCCGCCTGGCGCCTTCGGTACAGTTCTTCGCCGCGGGTATGGCGGCGCTGGGTGCGGGCGTCGGCCAGTCCTCTTGCCGACATTCTGTCCAGTGCCGTCCGGAAGCGGCTGGTGCGGCGCTCCTGATATCCGACCTTGGCGCGCAGGAACAGGATGAGGGGGCCCATCCACGCGAAGCGAATCACGATCAGCAGCGCGGTGACAGCCAAGCCGATCATTACCGCTTCCCGGACGGTCAGCAGCGCGGGATCGACGTTTTCAACCAGAAAGCGGATCTCGAGTCCCATCAGCAGGAAAACGCCGTTTTCCAGCAGGAACTGGACCGTGTGCCAATTGACGCTGTCATTGATCCGGGCCTGTGCGCTGAAAGCCGCTCCCGCGCGGTGGCCCGTGTACAGCCCGGCCACCACCACGGCCAGAACGCCGGAAGCGCCGAGCTCCTCCGCGGGAATGAAGGCAAGGAAAGGAACCACAAAGGAAATAGCGGTGTCCAGCACGGGATCATGGAGCTTGGAACGGATGAACACCGTAACGAATCCCACCAGCAGGCCCACGACGACGGCGGCCACCACGGCAAAGCCAAAGTCCGCGACACCGTCCCAGACGCTGGCCAAGCCACCGGCGCTGGCCGCGATAGCGGAGCGCAGCAGAACCAGCGCGGTGGCGTCATTGACCAGTCCCTCGCCTTCCAAAACCGTTACCAGCCGCGGCGGCAGGCCGAGTTTCTTGCCGATTGAAGTGGCGGCTACGGCGTCCGGCGGACTTACCACGGCACCCAGCGCGACGGCGGCGGCGAAGTTCAGATTCGGCAGCAGAATGTACAGCAGCAACCCTGTTGCGAAGGCGGAGAACAGGACCAAAAACACCGACAGGCTGGAAATGGCACCGAAGTTGCGCCGGAAATCCACCACCGGAACGTTGACCGCTGCCGCATAGAGCAGCGGGGGCAGCACACCCATCAGGATGACGTCATGCGGCACCGTAAACGTGGGCAGCCCCGGCAGATAGGACAGTCCCAGCCCGACCACCACCAGGATCAAGGGCGCGGCAATGCCCAGGCGCTTGGAGAAGGCGGCGACAGTGACTATGAGAGCCACGCCGATGACAGCTAACAGGGCTAGTTCCACAACCTCCATTATCGTTCACAGGAGCGAACTATTCTAACGGCAGGCTGTTGGCCCGGTCCGGTGTTTTACCCAGATGCCCACTGGGCCAGGGCAAAGAAAGCGGCGTGGACCACTCCGTACATGGCGTACACGGTCACCGGAACCATCAGGGCCCATTCCCGCCAGGACCCGGCGGCGCCGATCAGGGGCAGTGACATGCAGCCGCTGCTCCGCCAGAGCTTGTTGAGCACGGGGATGCCGGCCAGAGAGCGTGGGCGCTTGATCCGCAGCGGCCACAGAATCATGACACCCTGATGGGTCAGCAGGTCCCCGAGGATGTGCACGGCGACACCCAGTCCGACGGCGACGGGCAGCCAGTCATTGTTTTCCGGCGCGTAGACGGCAATGAAGGCGGACAAGGACAGTGCCAGCAGCCAGCTGCGGGCAGGACCGCCAGCAATTTTTAGCGCTTTCAGGGCAAAGCCCATGAGCAGCACCGACAGCAGGCCCGCACCCACCGCCACCGAACCGAACAACGGCACGTCGGCCGTGACCTTGCCCAGCGCGGTGGACAGGGCCACGAACACGGCAAGGCCCAGCAGGGAGTGCGTGCCGCGCCGGTGCCCGCCGCTGACCTGTTCAGTGATCCGGGCCAGGATCTTCGTGACCGGCGGCAGGGAATGGGCAATGGTTCCGCTGTGGTGATCCAAATCCGGAAGCAGGGCGGCACCGGCGGTAAGCAGTGCGCCGGTGACCACGCCCAGCGGCGTAACCGGATACCAGCCGAGGGCGTGCGGTGCGGTTGAAGCGACGGCAATCCAGGCTGCGGCGCCTGATGCTGCGTGATGACCACCCATCATGGTGCGTGGGGTCCTTCCCTAGGGCGGTGTGAAGCACCGAAAACTTTCGTAACTTCTCATGTTTTCATGCACCACTGACACTCCAGGCACAGGGGCATCAAGAGCCCCCGGGGAACGACGACGGCGGGGCACCCGCGAAGGTGCCCCGCCGTCGTCGTTTCGCCGGTTAGGCCAGCGAAGCCAGTCCGAAGGCCAGCGCTGCCAGGGCGAAGCCCATGACGCCGATCAGCGTTTCCAGCACGGTCCACGTCTTCAGTGTGGTTTTCACATCCATGCCCATGAAGCGCCCCACCAGCCAGAAACCGGAGTCGTTGACGTGGCTGACCACCACGGAGCCGGCGGCAACGGCCACGACCATGGCCGCGGTCTGGACGGTGTTGTAGCCGGATTCCAGCACGCCGGGAGCAATCAGGGCGGCTGCAGTGGTCAGGGCGACCGTGGCCGAGCCCTGGGCGATGCGGAGGATTGCGGCGATAAGGAAGCCGGCCAGGATCAGCGGGACACCGAGGTCGCTGAGGACATCGCCCAGTGCGGCACCGATGCCGGAGGTGCGCAGGACGCCGCCGAACATGCCGCCGGCGCCGGTGATCAGGATGACCGAGCAGACCGGGCCCAGAGCGGACTCGAGTACCTTTTCGATGGCGGTCTTGGATTCGCCGCGCCGGGTGCCCAGGACCACGCAGGCCACGAGGAGGGAGATGAGCAGTGCCACCGGCGTTTCGCCCAGGGTGCGCAGGAACGCGAACCAGGACTGCTCGGCGGCTTCGGCGGAGACTACTCCGGCCGAGGCCAGGGTGTTCAGTCCGGTGTTCAGGAAGATAAGGATCAGGGGCAGCAGCAGCACGGCCACCACGGTGCCGAACTTCGGCGGGTTCTTGATCTCGTCGTCGTCGATCTCACCGAGCACGGCAGGCACCGGCAGGACGAACTTTTTGCCGGCCCAGAGGCCGAACAGGTAGGAGGTGAGGTACCAGGTGGGCAGGGCAATAATGAGGCCGAGGATCAGGACGGCGCCGATGTTGGCTTCAAAGAACCCGGAGGCGGTGACGGGGCCGGGGTGCGGGGGTACAAAGACGTGCATGACAGAGAAGGCGCCGGCTGCGGGCAGGCCGTAGCGGAGTACGCCGCCGCCGAGCCGCCGTGCCACCGAGAAGATCACGGGGAGCATGACCACAAGGCCGGCGTCAAAGAAGATCGGGAAGCCGAAAATCAGTGAGGCGACGCCCAGGGCAAAGGGAGCGCGTTTCTCGCCGAAGATCCGGATCATGGTGTCGGCCAGGACCTTGGCGCCGCCGCTGGTTTCCACCAGCCGGCCCAGCATGGCACCCAGACCCACGAGCAGGGCGACTGTGGCCAGTGTTGATCCGAAGCTGCCGGTCAGGACGGTGACAACGCTGCCGGTGGGGATTCCGGTGGCGAAAGCAGTCAGCAGGCTGACCAGGATCAGGGACACGAAGGCGTGCAGGCGCAGCTTCAGAATCAGGAACAGCAGCAGTGCAATGGCTCCGCCGGCGATCAGGAGGAGGGGGCCCGCACCGAGGGTTTGGGACCAGCCTTCAATTGTCATGGGTTTAGCTCCGTTACTAAATGAGTGACTGTTGGAAGTGGCTGCGGCGCAAATGTGCCGGAGCGGGGAGGGGGGGCGGGGTTAGTTCGCCGGCAGGTCAAGCCTGTCGAGGATGTCTGCGGCGATCTCTGCAGGTGAGTGGAGGATGTCGATGACAATCCCGGGTTCGTCCTCGGACAGCGGTTCCAGGGTGTTGATCTGGGAAGGCAGCAGCGATGCGGGCATGAAATGGCCGCTGCGGGTCTTCATCCGCTCACGCAGTACCTCGGCGTCGCCGTTGAGGTGGACAAAGTGCAGCTGTCCGGAAGCGGAGGCCAGGACGTCCCGGTACGCACGCTTCAGCGCGGAACAGGTGACGATGGTGGACCGTCCGTTTTCTGCCTGGGTGTCCATCCAGTTCCGGATGGAATCCAGCCAGGGCCAGCGGTCCTCATCGGTCAGGGGGGTGCCGGACGCCATCTTGGCAATGTTGGCTTCGGAATGGAATTCGTCCGCTTCAGCCGCAATCCAGCCCAAATGCTCCGAAAGGAGAGTGGAGATGGTGGTCTTGCCTGAACCGGACACACCCATAATGACCAGGTGCTGCGGGGCGGGGCTCATATTTCTCCTTGGACGCCGTTGTCGCCGGAAGCGGGCTGGCCCCCTCCGAAGTGATCTGCAGGACAAAGGTATCACCATATAAGTGATTGATAACACCAATGCTCACGTTAGGCTGGTTCAGCGCAGATTTCGGGTCACTGCCGTTGAAGGACACGCCTTATTGGCATTGCGGAACCCGGTTCGGAAAACCGAATCAACATTGCACGTTTGAAAGTCAGGGGAACAGCGTGGACACCAGGGAGCCTCCGCGGGCGGCGGCAGCGGTCCTGAACGGGGCCATAATCGATGCCATCGGAGCGGATGTCGTGGCCGGAACGCTTCAACCCGGAGACCGGCTGACCCTGGAGGGGCTGCAGGAGGAATTTGGTGTCTCGCGGACCGTGGTGCGGGACTGTATGCGGATCCTCGAGTCCATGAATCTGGTGTATTCCAAACGCCGCATTGGCATTGTGGTCCAAGACCCGTCCCACTGGAATGTTTTTGATTCGCGCATTATCCGCTGGCGTTTGAGCGGTCCGGGCAGGGACGGCCAGTTCCGGACACTGACGGAACTGCGGGTGGCGGTGGAGCCTATGGCGGCCGCCG
This genomic interval from Arthrobacter sunyaminii contains the following:
- a CDS encoding cation:proton antiporter, giving the protein MEVVELALLAVIGVALIVTVAAFSKRLGIAAPLILVVVGLGLSYLPGLPTFTVPHDVILMGVLPPLLYAAAVNVPVVDFRRNFGAISSLSVFLVLFSAFATGLLLYILLPNLNFAAAVALGAVVSPPDAVAATSIGKKLGLPPRLVTVLEGEGLVNDATALVLLRSAIAASAGGLASVWDGVADFGFAVVAAVVVGLLVGFVTVFIRSKLHDPVLDTAISFVVPFLAFIPAEELGASGVLAVVVAGLYTGHRAGAAFSAQARINDSVNWHTVQFLLENGVFLLMGLEIRFLVENVDPALLTVREAVMIGLAVTALLIVIRFAWMGPLILFLRAKVGYQERRTSRFRTALDRMSARGLADARTQRRHTRGEELYRRRQADIAQLRSEGLDWRGGVVIGWSGMRGVVTLAAAQSLPEATPYREQLVLIAFTVAVVTLLLQGGTLPWVIQMLGVRGRNAAEDQRDLATLLDQISDAGLKVLEDPAKCLDQDTDVDPDVVERVRQSTFLRSELAWERVKALGIGTSPTPQLQYRELRRAVVDAERNALLQARREGHFPSRTLADAQRLLDLEESRLRPRLGEH
- a CDS encoding metal-dependent hydrolase encodes the protein MMGGHHAASGAAAWIAVASTAPHALGWYPVTPLGVVTGALLTAGAALLPDLDHHSGTIAHSLPPVTKILARITEQVSGGHRRGTHSLLGLAVFVALSTALGKVTADVPLFGSVAVGAGLLSVLLMGFALKALKIAGGPARSWLLALSLSAFIAVYAPENNDWLPVAVGLGVAVHILGDLLTHQGVMILWPLRIKRPRSLAGIPVLNKLWRSSGCMSLPLIGAAGSWREWALMVPVTVYAMYGVVHAAFFALAQWASG
- a CDS encoding GntP family permease is translated as MTIEGWSQTLGAGPLLLIAGGAIALLLFLILKLRLHAFVSLILVSLLTAFATGIPTGSVVTVLTGSFGSTLATVALLVGLGAMLGRLVETSGGAKVLADTMIRIFGEKRAPFALGVASLIFGFPIFFDAGLVVMLPVIFSVARRLGGGVLRYGLPAAGAFSVMHVFVPPHPGPVTASGFFEANIGAVLILGLIIALPTWYLTSYLFGLWAGKKFVLPVPAVLGEIDDDEIKNPPKFGTVVAVLLLPLILIFLNTGLNTLASAGVVSAEAAEQSWFAFLRTLGETPVALLISLLVACVVLGTRRGESKTAIEKVLESALGPVCSVILITGAGGMFGGVLRTSGIGAALGDVLSDLGVPLILAGFLIAAILRIAQGSATVALTTAAALIAPGVLESGYNTVQTAAMVVAVAAGSVVVSHVNDSGFWLVGRFMGMDVKTTLKTWTVLETLIGVMGFALAALAFGLASLA
- a CDS encoding VOC family protein, which gives rise to MRVKMSSIHVIDPAAAFDFYTGTLGFEPLMVLPEYNLFIVQAPNIPDGPGLLLEPSDHPVAEAYRTGVYGMGLPAVVLGVDDVQAEMERLSALGVRFTGPPSTDAMGTQAVFDDGCGNYIQLHQD
- a CDS encoding gluconokinase; its protein translation is MSPAPQHLVIMGVSGSGKTTISTLLSEHLGWIAAEADEFHSEANIAKMASGTPLTDEDRWPWLDSIRNWMDTQAENGRSTIVTCSALKRAYRDVLASASGQLHFVHLNGDAEVLRERMKTRSGHFMPASLLPSQINTLEPLSEDEPGIVIDILHSPAEIAADILDRLDLPAN
- a CDS encoding LysR substrate-binding domain-containing protein, which produces MPEDAYPRQTRPARPLTVAYVPGVTPGKWIGRWTERHDRELVSYQCGEDTVFDELRAGEADVVFVRVPEQGFVRPADLSVIALYEERPVVAAAKDSAVAAFDELDLADLAGENLLDLRDMGSTDVGMEVVASGAGLLILPMSVAKLYSRRDVVARPLSGVPATKIAVAWLEDAQDPGIEEFVGIVRGRTANSSRQPSVQEEQKTTARQRTKERQSRSGEKPGSGGKPASKSAGRTGAKGGAAARGGTAKKGSGTKGGRTRRSR